In bacterium, a single genomic region encodes these proteins:
- a CDS encoding 3-hydroxybutyryl-CoA dehydrogenase encodes MFQTVGVIGCGLMGSGIAEVCARAGYQVIVREVTDDLLRRGLERVDQSMERGVARAKLTDADRKAARARIRGTVRLADLSGCEIVLEAIIEKMDDKKRLFAELDGLCPPKTIFASNTSSLSITEMASATKRADRFLGLHFFNPVPVMQPVEMIRGLGTAEDTLAQARAFCEGLGKTVVACKDYPGFIVNLLLVPYLLDAVRALELGVASKEDIDVAVRLGLNHPMGPLTLLDFVGIDTTYYIAEAMFAEFKDARYAAPPLLRKMVLAGYHGRKTGKGFYEYPRA; translated from the coding sequence ATGTTTCAGACGGTCGGCGTCATCGGGTGCGGACTGATGGGGTCGGGGATCGCCGAGGTGTGCGCCCGGGCCGGATACCAGGTGATCGTCCGCGAAGTCACCGACGACCTCCTGCGACGGGGCCTCGAACGGGTCGATCAATCGATGGAGCGGGGGGTGGCGCGGGCGAAGCTGACCGACGCGGACCGAAAGGCCGCGCGCGCCCGGATCCGAGGAACCGTCCGGCTCGCCGACCTCAGCGGGTGCGAGATCGTGCTCGAAGCCATCATCGAGAAGATGGACGACAAGAAGCGGCTGTTTGCTGAATTGGACGGGCTCTGTCCTCCCAAGACGATCTTCGCCAGCAACACCAGCTCGTTGTCGATCACGGAGATGGCCTCGGCCACCAAGCGGGCGGATCGGTTCCTCGGGCTGCACTTCTTTAACCCCGTCCCCGTGATGCAGCCGGTCGAGATGATCCGGGGTCTCGGCACCGCGGAGGACACTCTGGCGCAGGCACGGGCGTTTTGCGAAGGGCTGGGGAAGACCGTCGTCGCCTGCAAAGACTACCCAGGGTTCATCGTCAACCTCCTCCTGGTGCCGTATCTCCTCGACGCGGTCCGGGCGCTCGAATTGGGGGTGGCGAGCAAGGAGGATATCGATGTCGCGGTGCGACTCGGGCTCAACCACCCCATGGGACCTCTGACGCTGCTGGACTTTGTAGGGATCGATACGACATACTATATTGCGGAGGCGATGTTTGCCGAGTTCAAGGACGCGCGGTACGCGGCCCCGCCCCTCTTGCGCAAGATGGTGCTCGCAGGGTACCACGGCCGAAAGACGGGGAAGGGGTTCTATGAGTACCCGCGCGCGTAG
- a CDS encoding thymidine phosphorylase, producing MRAYELIQKKRDGGTLTEAEIRWLIDGFVREEISDAQIAAFLMAVYFRGMSAAETTALTIAMVDSGERLDLRGVRGRTVDKHSTGGVGDKTSLVLVPLVASCGARVAKLSGRGLGHTGGTLDKLESIPGFRIELSGNELIAQVNRIGCAIVSQSASLVPADKRLYALRDVTATVDSVPLIASSVMSKKIAAGSEAIVLDVKFGSGAFMKTPDAARALATAMVEIGRSAGRRTVAIISAMDEPLGRAVGNALEVAEAIRTLQGDGPADLRELCLVLGSQMLVLAGIAPDDPAGRALLEDRLGGGAALAKFREMVASQGGDRAVVDHLERLPQAPIRQPVSSEAQGTVLAVDAEVLGGAAMVLGAGRARAEDRIDPAAGLVIERKLGDHVDRGEALAVIHTSEAQRVDEGIRRVRSAYRVGAGISTRPPLVDSVVT from the coding sequence GTGCGCGCCTATGAGTTGATTCAGAAAAAGCGCGACGGCGGTACCTTGACCGAGGCCGAGATCCGTTGGCTGATCGACGGGTTCGTGCGGGAGGAGATCTCCGACGCCCAGATCGCGGCGTTCTTGATGGCGGTGTATTTTCGGGGGATGAGCGCCGCGGAGACCACCGCCTTGACGATCGCGATGGTCGACAGCGGAGAGCGGCTCGACCTCCGGGGCGTACGCGGCCGGACGGTGGACAAGCACAGCACGGGCGGGGTGGGCGATAAAACGTCCCTCGTGCTGGTGCCGCTCGTGGCGAGCTGCGGGGCGCGTGTTGCGAAGCTCTCCGGGCGGGGCCTTGGGCACACGGGCGGGACCCTCGATAAGCTGGAATCGATCCCGGGGTTTCGGATTGAGCTGTCGGGCAACGAGCTCATCGCGCAGGTCAATCGCATCGGCTGCGCGATCGTGAGCCAGTCCGCTTCCCTCGTCCCGGCCGATAAGCGCCTGTACGCGCTCCGCGACGTGACGGCGACCGTGGACAGCGTGCCGTTGATCGCGAGCAGCGTCATGAGCAAGAAGATCGCGGCGGGGAGCGAGGCGATCGTCCTCGACGTGAAGTTCGGAAGCGGCGCGTTCATGAAGACGCCAGATGCGGCCCGAGCCCTGGCCACGGCGATGGTCGAGATCGGCCGGTCGGCAGGCCGCCGAACCGTAGCGATCATCAGCGCGATGGACGAACCTCTCGGCCGAGCGGTCGGCAACGCCCTCGAGGTGGCAGAGGCGATCCGCACGCTCCAGGGGGACGGTCCCGCCGACCTCCGAGAGCTCTGCCTCGTCCTGGGGTCGCAGATGCTGGTCCTCGCAGGGATCGCGCCCGACGATCCAGCGGGACGCGCCTTGCTCGAAGACCGGCTCGGCGGCGGCGCCGCCCTCGCCAAGTTTCGTGAGATGGTGGCCTCTCAGGGAGGGGACCGCGCCGTCGTCGACCACCTCGAGCGGCTGCCGCAGGCGCCCATCCGGCAGCCCGTTTCGTCCGAGGCGCAGGGCACGGTGCTCGCGGTGGACGCGGAGGTGCTCGGCGGCGCCGCGATGGTGTTGGGAGCCGGACGGGCGCGGGCGGAAGACCGGATCGACCCGGCGGCGGGGCTCGTGATCGAGCGGAAACTCGGGGACCATGTCGACCGGGGGGAGGCGCTCGCGGTCATCCACACGAGCGAGGCGCAGCGGGTGGACGAGGGGATCCGGCGGGTGCGGTCTGCCTATCGTGTCGGCGCCGGCATCTCCACGAGGCCTCCACTCGTCGACTCGGTGGTGACGTAA
- a CDS encoding purine-nucleoside phosphorylase, protein MTDRARIDEAVAAIRRRTGIPFPQLGIILGSGLGSLADAAATDVVIPYADIPRFPVPNASGHPGRLVVGRLEDRPVIMMQGRVHLYEGYTSAEVTLSIRVLAALGVRILIVTNAAGGITRRFRPGDLMVITDHINFTGTNPLIGPNDEALGPRFPDLSGAYDPDLVVLALRAARDEGVPVRQGVYLAVSGPSYETPAELTMMARWGADAVGMSTVSEVIVARHAGIRVLGISAITNVAGGAEPPSHEAVLRAARDLEPHFIRLIRRIVRDLPASGADRARL, encoded by the coding sequence ATGACGGACCGGGCGCGGATCGACGAGGCCGTCGCCGCGATCCGCCGTCGGACCGGCATCCCGTTCCCGCAGTTGGGAATCATCCTCGGAAGCGGCCTCGGCTCGCTGGCCGACGCGGCGGCCACAGACGTCGTGATTCCCTATGCGGACATTCCGCGGTTCCCGGTGCCGAATGCGTCCGGGCACCCGGGTCGGCTGGTGGTGGGCCGGCTTGAAGACCGGCCGGTGATCATGATGCAGGGACGGGTTCACCTGTACGAGGGGTACACCTCCGCGGAGGTGACGCTGTCGATCCGGGTGCTGGCGGCGCTCGGCGTTCGCATCCTGATCGTGACGAACGCGGCGGGGGGCATCACGCGAAGGTTCCGGCCCGGGGACCTGATGGTCATCACCGATCACATCAACTTCACGGGGACGAACCCGCTGATCGGGCCCAACGACGAGGCGCTCGGCCCCCGTTTCCCGGATCTGTCGGGCGCCTACGATCCCGATCTCGTCGTGCTCGCGCTGCGCGCCGCCCGCGACGAGGGGGTGCCGGTGCGGCAGGGCGTGTACCTGGCGGTGTCCGGGCCGTCGTACGAGACGCCGGCCGAATTGACGATGATGGCCCGGTGGGGAGCGGATGCGGTCGGGATGTCCACGGTGTCCGAGGTCATCGTCGCCAGGCACGCCGGGATCCGGGTGCTTGGGATCTCCGCGATCACGAATGTGGCCGGCGGGGCCGAGCCGCCGTCGCACGAGGCCGTGCTACGGGCTGCTCGGGACCTGGAGCCGCATTTCATCAGGCTGATCCGCCGGATCGTGCGCGACCTGCCGGCGTCGGGAGCGGACCGTGCGCGCCTATGA
- a CDS encoding phosphopentomutase, translating into MVTSPDRILVIVLDSCGVGALPDAARYGDDGASTLPHTAAACGGLALPTMGHLGLGRVAAILGVPPDPSPAGAFGKMAERSPGKDSTTGHWELMGVVLDRPFPTYPRGFPPEVIEPFEARIGYRVLGNRPASGTEIIEELGGEHLRTGRPIVYTSADSVFQIAGHEARTPVDELYRDCRIAREILTGPHAVGRVIARPFIGAPGAFVRTDRRRDFSVPPPVPTVLDRVQEAGHPVVAIGKIHDLFAGRGITESIHTHNDLDGMQATLRAMDSTQTGMIFTNLVDLDTLFGHRNNARGYGQDLEQIDAAMAAVVTRLGPPDLLIITADHGNDPTSQSTDHSREYVPLLVAGPRVAGGIDLAIRSTFADVGATVAAALGTPAPAAGTSFLEQVLTG; encoded by the coding sequence GTGGTGACCTCGCCCGATCGTATCCTCGTGATCGTGCTCGACAGCTGCGGCGTCGGCGCCCTCCCCGACGCCGCCCGCTACGGGGACGACGGAGCGAGCACGTTGCCCCACACCGCCGCGGCCTGCGGCGGGCTGGCCCTGCCGACGATGGGACATCTGGGGCTCGGGCGCGTCGCGGCGATCTTGGGCGTGCCACCCGATCCTTCGCCGGCCGGGGCGTTTGGGAAGATGGCCGAGCGCTCCCCGGGAAAAGACAGCACCACCGGACATTGGGAACTGATGGGGGTCGTCCTCGATCGGCCGTTTCCCACGTACCCGCGCGGGTTTCCGCCGGAGGTGATCGAACCGTTCGAGGCGCGCATCGGGTATCGCGTCCTCGGCAACCGCCCCGCCTCCGGCACCGAGATCATCGAGGAGCTGGGCGGGGAGCACTTGCGAACGGGGCGCCCCATCGTATACACGTCCGCGGACAGCGTGTTCCAGATCGCGGGGCACGAAGCGCGTACCCCGGTCGATGAGCTGTACCGGGACTGTCGAATCGCGCGCGAGATCCTGACCGGTCCCCATGCGGTCGGCCGCGTCATCGCGAGACCGTTCATCGGTGCGCCTGGAGCGTTTGTGCGCACCGACCGCAGGCGTGACTTCTCCGTGCCCCCGCCGGTCCCCACGGTGCTCGACCGCGTGCAGGAGGCCGGACATCCGGTCGTGGCCATCGGGAAGATCCACGACCTGTTCGCCGGTCGGGGAATCACCGAGTCGATCCACACGCACAACGACCTCGATGGGATGCAGGCCACCCTCCGCGCGATGGACTCAACGCAGACGGGGATGATCTTCACCAACCTCGTCGATCTCGATACGCTGTTCGGGCACAGGAACAACGCGCGCGGGTACGGGCAGGACCTCGAACAGATCGATGCGGCGATGGCCGCCGTCGTAACGCGGCTCGGACCGCCGGATCTCCTGATCATTACCGCCGACCACGGAAACGACCCGACGAGTCAGAGCACCGATCACAGCCGGGAGTACGTGCCCCTCCTCGTCGCGGGGCCGCGGGTGGCGGGGGGGATCGACCTCGCGATCCGGTCGACGTTCGCGGACGTGGGTGCGACCGTGGCGGCGGCACTCGGGACCCCGGCACCAGCGGCCGGCACGAGCTTCCTCGAGCAGGTCCTCACCGGATGA
- a CDS encoding NUDIX hydrolase, translating to MRLDEVAYPSGRRKVLEVVEHPGAVAMVALTADRDVLLVRQFRHAVAAELLEVPAGTLEPGETPLECARRELAEEVGRAAGRWDPLISFYPSPGVLSEEIHVFLAEDLRPEAAAREEEDLRVESLPLEEAYRRIDAGEIRDAKTIIGITMARERLAHRG from the coding sequence GTGCGCCTCGATGAGGTGGCGTACCCGAGCGGCCGGCGGAAGGTGTTGGAGGTCGTCGAACATCCGGGGGCCGTGGCGATGGTCGCGCTGACGGCCGACCGGGACGTGCTCTTGGTCCGTCAGTTCCGCCACGCGGTGGCCGCAGAACTTCTGGAAGTCCCCGCAGGCACCCTCGAGCCGGGTGAAACCCCGCTGGAATGCGCGCGCCGTGAACTGGCAGAGGAAGTGGGTCGCGCAGCCGGACGATGGGATCCCCTGATCTCCTTCTACCCTTCGCCCGGAGTGCTCTCCGAGGAGATCCACGTCTTCCTGGCGGAGGACCTGCGCCCGGAGGCGGCGGCGCGCGAGGAGGAAGATCTGCGCGTGGAGTCCCTGCCGCTCGAGGAGGCGTATCGCCGGATCGACGCCGGCGAGATTCGGGATGCCAAGACGATCATCGGCATCACGATGGCGCGGGAGCGCCTCGCGCACCGCGGCTGA
- the ilvE gene encoding branched-chain-amino-acid transaminase encodes MATVIYVNGRFVAKEEATVSVYDHGFLYGDGVFEGIRAYHGRVFKLDAHVDRLFESAHTLGIQVPLSRQEMIDAILETVRRTGLRDAYIRPVVSRGPGDLGIDPRKCPRPNVVVIVDSIQLYPEEAYRKGLRMITTSTRQRPVDVLNPRIKTCNYLNNILARMEANLVGVDEGLMLTTEGYVAECTADNVFVVKAGRALTPPAYLGILQGVTRQTVLDLCAGLGIPAVEQVLTLHDMYTADECFLTGTGAELGPVVELDGRKIGTGRPGPMTLRILAAFRELALREGTPVYEAPKAPAKA; translated from the coding sequence ATGGCTACGGTGATCTACGTGAACGGCCGCTTCGTCGCGAAAGAGGAAGCGACCGTCTCCGTCTATGACCATGGGTTCCTGTATGGGGATGGCGTGTTCGAAGGGATCCGCGCTTACCACGGCCGGGTGTTCAAACTCGACGCGCACGTGGATCGGCTCTTCGAATCCGCGCACACGTTGGGGATCCAGGTCCCCCTCAGCCGGCAGGAGATGATCGATGCCATCCTCGAGACCGTGCGCCGGACCGGCCTCAGGGATGCGTACATCCGCCCGGTGGTGTCGAGGGGCCCCGGAGACCTCGGGATCGACCCGCGCAAATGCCCTCGACCGAACGTCGTCGTGATTGTGGACTCGATTCAGCTGTATCCGGAGGAGGCATATCGCAAAGGCCTCCGCATGATTACCACGTCCACCCGCCAGCGTCCGGTCGATGTGCTGAACCCGCGCATCAAGACCTGCAACTACCTCAACAACATCCTGGCCAGAATGGAGGCCAATCTCGTCGGGGTCGACGAGGGCCTGATGCTGACCACCGAGGGGTACGTCGCGGAATGCACGGCCGACAACGTGTTTGTCGTCAAGGCGGGACGCGCGCTGACCCCGCCGGCCTACCTCGGCATTCTGCAGGGAGTGACGCGCCAGACCGTCCTCGATCTCTGCGCGGGCCTGGGGATCCCGGCCGTGGAGCAGGTGTTGACCCTCCACGACATGTACACGGCGGACGAGTGCTTCCTGACCGGGACCGGCGCGGAACTCGGGCCCGTGGTCGAACTGGACGGACGGAAGATCGGCACGGGGCGGCCCGGTCCCATGACCCTACGCATCCTCGCGGCGTTCCGGGAGCTGGCCCTCAGAGAAGGCACACCTGTCTACGAAGCGCCCAAAGCCCCGGCCAAGGCGTGA
- a CDS encoding CTP synthase has protein sequence MTPQGSKYIFVTGGVASALGKGITSASLGRLLRSRGWRVTLLKFDPYVNVDAGTMNPFQHGEVFVTDDGAETDMDLGHYERFIDANLSRDNNTTTGKIYGAVIARERRGEYLGGTVQVIPHVTNEIRDEITRVARAQTAEITIVEVGGTVGDIESLPFLEAIRQFKFHVGEESVMYIHVSLIPYLKSAGELKTKPTQHSVKELRGIGIQPDVIVCRTERPLGRSLRDKLALFCDVPREAVIQAIDAQSIYEVPLILEDEGLPQIVERRLQLPARPPELAEWRTMVERLRHPTAAVRIALVGKYVGNEDSYVSIEEALRHGGIVTGARVAITKQDSEALEALSEPDLAGLLGAYDGILVCPGFGSRGVEGKIKAVQFARQHRVPFFGDCYGMQWAVVEFARNVCGLAGANTTEVDPHTPHPVISLLPEQQAVTDKGGTMRLGLYPCRLTPGSLAGEAYGVPEVQERHRHRFEVNNDYLPTLVQHGLRVTGLYPNRELVEIVELADHPWFLGTQFHAEYRSRPNRPHPLYRAFIAAALREQQRLMERRPKERSTPAANR, from the coding sequence ATGACGCCGCAGGGATCGAAGTATATCTTCGTCACCGGGGGCGTCGCCTCCGCGCTCGGCAAAGGGATCACATCCGCCTCGCTGGGCCGCCTGCTCCGGAGCCGCGGGTGGCGGGTCACGCTTCTCAAGTTCGATCCCTACGTGAACGTGGATGCCGGTACCATGAACCCGTTTCAACACGGCGAGGTGTTCGTCACCGACGACGGGGCGGAGACGGACATGGACCTCGGCCACTACGAGCGCTTCATCGACGCGAACCTGAGCCGCGACAACAACACCACGACCGGGAAGATCTACGGCGCCGTGATCGCGCGCGAGAGGCGGGGAGAGTACCTGGGCGGGACCGTCCAGGTCATTCCCCACGTGACCAACGAGATTCGTGACGAGATCACGCGGGTCGCTCGCGCCCAGACGGCGGAGATCACGATCGTGGAGGTCGGCGGAACGGTGGGCGACATCGAGAGCCTGCCGTTCCTCGAGGCGATCCGGCAGTTCAAGTTTCACGTCGGGGAAGAGAGCGTGATGTATATCCACGTCTCGTTGATCCCCTATTTGAAGAGCGCCGGGGAGCTGAAGACGAAGCCCACGCAGCACAGCGTCAAGGAGCTCCGCGGGATCGGCATTCAACCCGACGTGATCGTCTGCCGAACCGAGCGCCCGCTCGGCCGGAGCCTTCGTGACAAACTCGCCTTGTTCTGCGACGTGCCGCGTGAGGCGGTGATCCAGGCGATCGATGCGCAGAGCATTTACGAGGTTCCCTTGATTCTGGAGGACGAAGGACTCCCCCAGATCGTCGAGCGCCGCCTTCAGCTGCCGGCCCGCCCACCCGAGCTGGCGGAGTGGCGGACGATGGTCGAACGCCTCCGGCATCCGACCGCGGCGGTGCGGATCGCGCTGGTGGGCAAGTACGTGGGCAACGAGGATTCGTACGTCAGCATCGAAGAGGCGCTGCGCCACGGCGGGATCGTCACCGGCGCACGCGTGGCGATCACGAAGCAAGACTCGGAAGCGCTCGAGGCGCTCAGCGAGCCGGACCTGGCGGGCCTGCTCGGGGCGTACGACGGCATCTTGGTGTGTCCCGGGTTTGGGTCGCGGGGGGTGGAAGGCAAGATCAAGGCGGTTCAATTTGCTCGGCAGCACCGCGTGCCGTTCTTCGGCGACTGTTACGGCATGCAGTGGGCGGTCGTCGAATTCGCGCGGAACGTCTGCGGGCTGGCCGGAGCCAACACAACCGAGGTCGATCCACACACGCCGCATCCGGTGATCAGCCTGCTGCCGGAACAGCAGGCCGTCACCGACAAGGGCGGCACGATGCGGCTGGGCCTCTATCCATGCCGGCTCACGCCCGGATCGCTGGCCGGCGAAGCCTACGGCGTGCCGGAAGTGCAGGAGCGCCACCGCCATCGATTCGAGGTCAACAACGACTATCTGCCGACGCTCGTGCAGCACGGCCTGCGGGTCACCGGGCTGTATCCCAACCGGGAGCTTGTGGAGATCGTCGAGCTCGCCGACCACCCGTGGTTCCTCGGCACGCAGTTTCACGCCGAGTACCGATCGCGGCCAAACCGGCCGCACCCGCTCTATCGCGCATTCATCGCCGCCGCGCTTCGTGAACAACAGCGGTTGATGGAACGCAGACCAAAGGAGCGCTCTACGCCAGCGGCGAACAGGTGA
- a CDS encoding NAD(+)/NADH kinase, translating into MRTVGLHVNVDKLHANLEVARLAREAVSLLTERGVAVVLNAGSAEILGHAALGVPEGELVRRADVVVVFGGDGTILRAARSAAPYGIPILGVNLGGFGFLAEVNGPEVERALHRLLEGDFRLDERMMLRARVEREGRTSQEFLALNDIVITKSGYARLVKLRTFVNTEHLATHLADGMIVATPTGSTAYSLSAGGPIVHPAVEGLVLTPICAHTLNGRAVLVSAGDTIVIQVDPVGAPPILTVDGQEGYPLQPGDEVRVERSPHHTRLVRLGPGGFYSLLRTKLTWGER; encoded by the coding sequence GTGAGGACCGTCGGCCTCCACGTGAACGTGGACAAGCTCCACGCCAACCTCGAGGTCGCTCGCCTGGCGAGGGAGGCGGTGAGCCTCCTCACCGAGCGTGGCGTCGCGGTGGTGCTCAACGCGGGCAGCGCCGAGATTCTGGGACACGCGGCCCTGGGGGTGCCCGAAGGCGAGCTCGTGCGCCGGGCGGACGTGGTCGTCGTCTTTGGCGGGGACGGGACGATTCTGCGCGCCGCGAGATCCGCGGCGCCCTATGGCATCCCCATCCTCGGGGTCAACCTTGGCGGGTTTGGATTTCTCGCCGAGGTCAACGGTCCGGAGGTGGAACGGGCCCTGCACCGCCTCCTGGAAGGCGACTTCCGGCTGGACGAGCGCATGATGCTCCGCGCCCGCGTGGAGCGCGAGGGCCGGACGAGTCAAGAGTTTCTGGCGCTCAACGACATCGTCATCACCAAGAGCGGCTATGCCCGGCTGGTCAAACTGCGCACCTTTGTCAATACCGAGCACCTGGCGACCCATCTCGCCGACGGCATGATCGTCGCGACGCCGACGGGATCCACCGCCTACTCCCTGTCCGCCGGCGGGCCCATCGTGCATCCGGCGGTCGAAGGACTCGTGCTCACCCCCATCTGCGCCCACACGCTCAACGGGCGGGCCGTGCTGGTGTCCGCCGGCGACACGATTGTGATCCAGGTCGACCCGGTCGGCGCCCCGCCCATTCTCACCGTGGACGGGCAGGAAGGCTACCCCCTTCAGCCGGGGGATGAGGTGCGGGTCGAACGCTCACCCCACCACACACGGCTCGTCCGTTTGGGACCCGGAGGCTTCTACAGCCTCCTGCGCACCAAACTGACGTGGGGTGAACGATAG
- a CDS encoding TlyA family RNA methyltransferase codes for MTRLPRSPSAVIDEAGRLDQWLVLHGLAATRREAQSAIMAGLVLVDGRVADKPGRRITPQMTVEVHRREEPYASRGGVKLAHALRTFGIDVRGKVTVDLGASTGGFTDCLLRAGAARVYAVDVGRGQLSWRLRTDPRVVCLEGTNARYLTPEQVGAACGLVTADLAFISLRLVWRPIAALLAPGGCAVALIKPQFEAGREHVRRGGVVRDPGVHREVLRTVLETALAAGLGPVGVVPSPILGPAGNVEFLAHLVRGADAVLPDAALDAAVAEAHARVAGRGRRA; via the coding sequence ATGACCCGCCTGCCGCGTTCCCCGTCCGCCGTGATCGATGAAGCAGGTCGACTCGACCAATGGCTCGTCCTGCACGGACTCGCAGCCACGCGTAGGGAAGCCCAGAGCGCGATCATGGCCGGGCTCGTCCTCGTTGACGGGAGGGTCGCCGACAAGCCGGGCCGCCGGATCACCCCGCAGATGACAGTGGAGGTGCACCGGCGCGAGGAACCCTACGCAAGCCGCGGGGGCGTCAAGCTCGCCCATGCCCTGCGCACGTTTGGGATCGACGTCCGGGGTAAGGTGACGGTCGACCTGGGCGCAAGCACGGGCGGGTTCACCGATTGCCTGCTGCGCGCGGGGGCGGCGCGAGTGTACGCCGTGGACGTGGGGCGCGGCCAGTTGTCCTGGCGCCTGCGAACCGATCCCCGGGTGGTGTGCCTTGAGGGCACGAACGCCCGCTACCTCACGCCGGAGCAGGTCGGCGCGGCGTGCGGCCTGGTCACCGCCGACCTCGCGTTCATCAGCCTGCGGCTGGTCTGGAGGCCGATCGCGGCCCTGCTCGCCCCCGGGGGGTGCGCGGTCGCCCTCATAAAGCCGCAGTTCGAGGCGGGACGGGAGCACGTCAGGCGGGGCGGCGTGGTGCGAGATCCCGGCGTCCACCGCGAGGTCCTTCGCACCGTCCTCGAAACCGCTCTGGCCGCCGGCCTCGGTCCTGTGGGCGTCGTCCCGTCGCCGATCCTGGGCCCCGCCGGCAATGTAGAGTTCCTCGCCCACCTCGTCCGCGGGGCAGACGCGGTCCTGCCGGACGCCGCGCTCGACGCCGCCGTGGCGGAGGCGCACGCTCGCGTGGCAGGGCGCGGGAGACGCGCGTGA
- a CDS encoding acylphosphatase, giving the protein MRIHIVVTGRVQGVGFRHFTATRARALGLTGTTRNLPDGHVEITAEGDRAKLETLIGIVRDGPPGALVRDVRIDWEDAPARERTFMIR; this is encoded by the coding sequence GTGCGGATCCACATCGTGGTGACGGGACGGGTCCAGGGCGTGGGGTTCCGTCACTTCACGGCGACGCGCGCCCGCGCGCTGGGGCTCACGGGAACGACCCGCAACCTCCCCGACGGACACGTCGAGATCACGGCTGAAGGCGATCGAGCGAAGCTCGAGACACTGATCGGGATCGTTCGCGACGGACCCCCGGGGGCGCTGGTACGGGACGTGCGGATCGACTGGGAGGACGCACCGGCGCGCGAGCGAACGTTCATGATTCGCTAG
- the nusB gene encoding transcription antitermination factor NusB, whose product MRRRAREAALQVLFQLDVGQLSLEDALASVAAPDWLPEDWALVETLSRGTQAHASEIDVMIAQVAEHWTIERMAAVDRNILRMAIFELQHTTTSVRVIINEAVELAKRYSTEDSGRFVNGLLGHVVRSGMLSLVGQAADV is encoded by the coding sequence ATGCGACGGCGGGCACGCGAGGCGGCGCTACAGGTCCTCTTTCAGCTGGACGTCGGGCAGCTGTCCCTCGAGGACGCCTTGGCCTCGGTCGCCGCGCCGGACTGGCTCCCCGAGGATTGGGCCCTCGTAGAGACCCTCTCTCGAGGGACGCAGGCGCACGCATCAGAGATCGACGTGATGATCGCCCAGGTGGCGGAGCACTGGACGATCGAGCGCATGGCCGCCGTCGATCGCAACATCCTCCGCATGGCGATCTTTGAGCTGCAACACACCACCACCTCCGTTCGCGTCATCATCAACGAAGCCGTGGAGCTGGCCAAACGCTACAGCACCGAGGACTCAGGCCGATTTGTCAACGGACTTCTGGGCCACGTCGTTCGCTCCGGCATGCTCTCGCTGGTAGGACAGGCTGCCGACGTGTGA
- a CDS encoding bifunctional riboflavin kinase/FAD synthetase, with amino-acid sequence MLTARGLDEFSPGDSALALGTFDGLHLGHQQVIRGAVTRARDSGGQSVAVTFEPHPLEVLRPSPEPVLLTTVEERLALLSGLGVDVALVLPFDLAFSQTAARDWMNEILGERLRARAVFVGSSYTFGYRREGTAQRLVEWGRTRGVDVTLVPAVLIDGEPVSSSRIRGALREGLVDEAARLLGRRYALRGRVTSGEGRGRTIGFPTANLAVDSPRKILPRIGVYASIVDVGGRRFGGATNVGRRPTFSGTEISIETHLLEFSGDLVGEPIQVEFVGRIREERAFPDAEALSRQIRRDVSQVRELLVARDQGIIL; translated from the coding sequence TTGCTCACCGCTCGCGGCCTCGATGAGTTTTCCCCAGGGGATTCCGCCCTTGCCCTCGGCACCTTTGACGGTCTCCACCTCGGCCATCAACAGGTCATCCGGGGTGCGGTGACCCGTGCGCGCGATAGTGGGGGACAATCGGTGGCGGTGACGTTCGAGCCGCATCCGCTCGAGGTGCTCCGCCCGAGCCCCGAGCCGGTGTTGCTCACCACGGTGGAGGAGCGTCTCGCGCTGCTGTCTGGACTCGGGGTCGATGTGGCCCTCGTGCTTCCCTTCGACCTGGCGTTCTCCCAGACGGCCGCGCGGGATTGGATGAACGAGATCCTGGGGGAGCGCCTGCGCGCCCGGGCGGTCTTTGTGGGGTCGTCGTATACGTTTGGATACCGGCGGGAAGGTACCGCGCAGCGCCTCGTGGAGTGGGGGCGGACGCGGGGGGTGGACGTCACCCTCGTGCCCGCCGTGTTGATCGACGGCGAACCGGTCAGCAGCAGCCGCATCCGCGGGGCGCTGCGGGAAGGACTGGTCGATGAGGCCGCGCGGCTGCTCGGTCGAAGGTACGCTCTTCGGGGACGCGTGACCTCGGGCGAGGGGCGGGGGCGTACGATCGGGTTCCCCACCGCGAACCTCGCCGTAGACTCGCCTCGCAAGATCCTCCCCCGCATCGGCGTCTACGCCTCAATCGTCGACGTGGGCGGTCGGCGATTCGGAGGCGCGACGAACGTGGGCAGACGACCGACGTTTAGTGGGACGGAGATCTCGATCGAGACCCACCTGCTCGAGTTCAGTGGAGATCTCGTCGGCGAGCCGATACAGGTTGAGTTCGTGGGGAGAATTCGGGAAGAACGCGCGTTTCCGGACGCGGAGGCGTTGAGCCGGCAAATCCGCCGGGACGTCTCGCAGGTACGGGAGTTGCTTGTCGCCAGGGACCAAGGTATAATACTGTAG